One Microcoleus sp. AS-A8 DNA window includes the following coding sequences:
- a CDS encoding phosphomannomutase/phosphoglucomutase: protein MNDFDWKKLQNGSDIRGVALEGVANEPVNLTPQVANILGKAFVKWLEQKVGKPASDLTISVGRDSRLSGPELMQGVMDGISSLGSRAYDFAMASTPAMFVSTVTSGFDCDGAIMLTASHLPFNRNGLKFFTAQGGLEKKDISDILALAEKNEFEQAVEKGAIEQHDFISVYADGFVNKIRQAVNHPQHFEQPLQGLKIIVDAGNGAGGFYAQKVLSPLGADTTGSQFLEPDGTFPNHIPNPENKEAMASICQAVIEHQADLGIIFDTDVDRGAAVDQFGKELNRNRLIALISAIVLREHPGSTIVTDSITSDGLTQFIETELKGVHHRFKRGYKNVINESIRLNQEGQDSWLAIETSGHGAMKENYFLDDGAYLVSKLLIELAQSKLEGKSLPDLIATLKEPEESEEFRLKIDVPDFKAYGHEVIEKLQIFVSKQSDWTVVPNNYEGMRVSCRSSVEDGWFLLRLSLHDPVLPLNIESNVKGGVSQIATRLIAFFQDFESLDISAFFVQS, encoded by the coding sequence ATGAACGATTTCGATTGGAAAAAACTCCAAAATGGTTCAGATATAAGAGGCGTTGCTCTGGAAGGAGTGGCGAATGAACCGGTGAATCTGACTCCCCAAGTCGCTAATATTTTGGGGAAAGCCTTTGTGAAGTGGCTGGAACAAAAAGTCGGGAAACCGGCTTCGGATTTAACAATTTCCGTAGGACGGGATAGTCGATTGTCTGGCCCAGAATTAATGCAAGGGGTGATGGATGGGATTTCTTCTCTCGGTAGCCGTGCTTATGATTTTGCGATGGCGTCTACCCCTGCAATGTTTGTGAGTACAGTCACTTCAGGATTTGATTGTGATGGAGCCATTATGTTAACGGCGAGTCACTTACCTTTTAATCGTAATGGATTAAAGTTTTTTACGGCTCAAGGAGGTTTGGAAAAAAAAGATATTTCAGATATTTTGGCATTGGCGGAAAAAAATGAGTTTGAACAAGCTGTAGAAAAAGGTGCTATTGAACAGCATGATTTTATTTCCGTCTATGCGGATGGATTTGTGAATAAAATTCGTCAAGCGGTTAATCATCCCCAACATTTTGAGCAGCCGCTCCAGGGATTAAAGATTATTGTAGATGCGGGAAATGGAGCAGGGGGTTTTTATGCACAGAAAGTTTTATCGCCGTTAGGAGCTGATACGACGGGGAGTCAATTTTTAGAGCCTGATGGCACATTTCCAAATCATATTCCTAATCCGGAAAATAAAGAGGCGATGGCTTCTATTTGCCAAGCTGTTATTGAGCATCAGGCGGATTTAGGGATTATTTTTGATACGGATGTCGATCGCGGAGCAGCGGTTGATCAATTTGGAAAGGAGCTGAATCGGAATCGATTGATTGCTCTAATTTCTGCAATTGTTTTGCGGGAACATCCCGGTTCTACTATTGTCACAGATTCCATTACGTCGGATGGTTTAACTCAATTCATTGAGACGGAATTAAAGGGGGTGCACCATCGGTTTAAGCGAGGCTATAAAAATGTGATCAATGAGTCGATTCGCTTGAATCAAGAAGGACAGGACTCTTGGCTGGCGATAGAAACATCGGGTCACGGGGCGATGAAGGAAAATTACTTTTTGGATGACGGGGCTTATTTGGTAAGCAAGTTATTAATTGAGTTGGCTCAATCTAAGCTGGAAGGTAAGTCTTTGCCTGATTTGATTGCGACTTTAAAGGAACCTGAGGAAAGTGAAGAATTCCGGCTCAAAATTGACGTGCCTGATTTTAAGGCTTACGGTCATGAGGTGATTGAAAAACTTCAAATCTTTGTCTCGAAACAATCGGATTGGACAGTTGTGCCCAATAATTATGAGGGTATGCGTGTATCCTGCCGTTCATCAGTGGAAGATGGATGGTTTTTGTTGCGCTTATCGCTTCATGACCCGGTGTTGCCTTTAAATATTGAGTCTAATGTTAAAGGGGGGGTTTCTCAAATAGCAACTCGGCTGATAGCTTTTTTCCAGGATTTTGAATCTTTGGATATATCAGCTTTTTTTGTCCAAAGTTAG
- a CDS encoding phenylacetate--CoA ligase family protein has protein sequence MSPQPTGKMREEQRHRAVTAFQAFLTTPLEEQLRRHQTTSPESAALALFHDVVTHVPAYRAFLTQQGISYNSIQTFEDFANLPLINKNNYHSRYPLTELCRNGQLDMCDMIAVSSGSTGKPTFWPRFLTDELQIATRFEQIFHDSFHADTRPTLAVICFSLGSWVGGMYTTNCCRYLASKGYPVTVVTPGNNKDEIFRVVQELGLSFEQVVLLGYPPFLKDVIDTGIARGVEWQQYQIKWVMAGEVFSEEWRSLVGERVGSTNPCYDSASLYGTADAGVLGNETPLSICIRRFLAKNPNAAKRLFGESRLPTLVQYDPMSRFFEVHEDTLLFSGDNGIPLVRYHISDHGGLIASEAMLEFLAEWGFDPIAELQGGRGIHPLPFVYVFGRSNFIVSYFGANIYPENVMVGLEQPVIREWVTGKFVLQVKEDADQDRFLSIVVELAPGSEASEQKRDAIASSILSQFLRLNSEFANYVPKQYQLPQVELAPMGDPEYFPLGVKHRYTRS, from the coding sequence ATGTCACCTCAACCAACTGGGAAGATGCGAGAAGAACAACGTCATCGGGCAGTAACGGCGTTTCAAGCGTTTCTAACCACACCTTTAGAGGAACAACTCCGACGGCATCAAACCACTTCTCCAGAATCGGCTGCCCTGGCGTTGTTTCACGATGTTGTGACTCATGTTCCTGCTTACAGAGCTTTTTTGACACAACAGGGCATCTCCTATAACTCCATCCAGACCTTTGAGGATTTCGCAAACCTTCCCCTCATTAATAAAAATAACTACCATTCGCGTTACCCATTGACCGAATTGTGCCGGAATGGACAACTGGACATGTGCGACATGATTGCGGTTTCCTCCGGTTCCACTGGTAAACCCACATTTTGGCCCCGCTTCCTAACCGACGAACTCCAGATAGCGACGCGCTTTGAACAGATTTTTCACGATAGTTTTCATGCCGACACCCGCCCTACCTTAGCGGTGATTTGCTTTAGCTTAGGAAGCTGGGTTGGGGGGATGTACACCACGAATTGCTGCCGCTACCTGGCAAGTAAAGGTTATCCGGTTACCGTTGTCACTCCTGGTAATAACAAAGACGAAATTTTCCGAGTGGTTCAGGAACTGGGTTTAAGCTTTGAGCAGGTGGTATTGCTAGGTTATCCGCCCTTTCTGAAGGATGTGATTGATACTGGTATTGCTCGCGGGGTGGAGTGGCAACAGTATCAAATAAAGTGGGTAATGGCAGGAGAGGTGTTCAGCGAAGAGTGGCGGAGTTTAGTGGGGGAGCGAGTTGGCTCAACGAATCCCTGTTATGATTCCGCTTCGCTGTATGGAACCGCAGATGCGGGGGTATTGGGGAATGAAACCCCGTTGAGTATTTGCATACGCCGTTTCTTAGCCAAGAATCCCAATGCTGCAAAGAGGCTATTTGGAGAATCGCGATTACCGACGTTGGTTCAGTATGACCCCATGAGTCGCTTCTTTGAAGTGCATGAGGATACGCTGCTGTTTTCGGGAGATAACGGGATTCCCTTGGTGCGTTATCACATTAGTGATCATGGGGGACTGATTGCTTCCGAGGCGATGCTAGAGTTCCTCGCAGAATGGGGATTTGACCCTATAGCAGAGTTGCAAGGAGGCAGGGGGATTCATCCTTTACCCTTTGTCTATGTGTTTGGGCGCTCTAATTTTATCGTTTCTTATTTTGGTGCGAATATCTATCCGGAGAATGTCATGGTTGGGTTAGAGCAACCCGTGATTCGAGAGTGGGTGACGGGGAAATTTGTGTTGCAAGTTAAGGAAGATGCGGATCAGGATCGGTTCTTATCTATCGTGGTGGAGTTAGCGCCGGGAAGTGAAGCGAGTGAACAGAAACGGGATGCGATCGCTTCTTCCATTCTCTCCCAATTTTTGCGCCTTAATAGTGAGTTTGCCAACTATGTTCCTAAGCAGTATCAGTTGCCACAGGTAGAGCTTGCTCCAATGGGTGATCCAGAGTATTTTCCGCTGGGAGTTAAGCATCGCTATACTCGTAGCTAA
- a CDS encoding serine/threonine protein kinase: protein MLFQLYLSTALYPTTHIKDYSGGLTAEKLKITLTIQEVRSVLQSLGNSIDPSFSTMPLYCSQGHKNDSSHRFCQECGQRLPLSSGQVLEKRYCIVSQLGQGGFGRTYLAEALQRFSDRCVLKEFAPQVQGASELQKAKELFEREAGVLHQLQHPQLPRFWELFAADIGGGTGCLFLVQDYVEGQTYFDLFKSGKRLSEAEAMQFMSQMLPVLSYIHAKGVLHRDISPDNIILRNSDQLPVLIDFGCVKEIAATAVSNFTNVGVLQTRLGKKGYAPEEQLRQGKVFVNSDLYSLAVTALVLLTGKEPQDLYDIYQGNWRWGQEIQVSSQLQAVLQKMLAHKPSDRFSSADEVLQALPSQLPLASSAVSHANTSQRQTQIVALKASPTPPSPNPTPPPRPFALNTIASHLRTLVVAPKALPKPIPVTPSPPIAAPPNPQPMPKPPQVLNWLGGWLLKMGVGVGLILVTGWAGWAVMSSMIRSVRSDPLGIESDHTTDRGSPSSSEQNQMNQLLSRRQGLGIPDAYFNNLVNEVFYTKYPEVRGRTLTLTSKDVALRKAWHNTAEDLLDKLEQAQLSATARRQLGSYAQRDYQTWQRQAQRGELGGYTMTQLSQQTDKSFNQLFPEQRSEKLNLQTFGQIWYAIFSDRASQLETGKN, encoded by the coding sequence TTGTTGTTTCAATTATACCTTTCCACCGCTTTATATCCTACCACTCACATCAAAGATTATAGTGGGGGACTTACTGCGGAAAAGTTAAAAATTACGCTTACGATACAGGAAGTTCGCTCCGTGTTGCAATCGCTCGGAAACAGCATTGATCCATCCTTTAGTACGATGCCTCTCTATTGCTCTCAAGGTCACAAAAACGACTCCAGTCACCGCTTTTGTCAAGAGTGCGGTCAACGTCTCCCCCTGAGTTCTGGGCAAGTCCTAGAAAAGCGCTATTGCATCGTCAGCCAGTTGGGACAGGGGGGTTTTGGTCGCACCTATTTAGCCGAAGCACTACAGCGCTTTAGCGATCGCTGTGTCTTAAAGGAATTTGCTCCTCAAGTTCAAGGCGCTTCTGAGTTACAAAAAGCCAAGGAATTATTTGAACGAGAGGCGGGAGTGCTGCATCAGCTTCAACACCCGCAATTGCCCAGATTTTGGGAGTTGTTTGCAGCCGATATTGGAGGCGGTACGGGTTGCCTATTCTTGGTGCAAGATTACGTGGAAGGTCAAACCTACTTCGATTTGTTCAAATCCGGCAAGCGGTTGAGTGAGGCAGAAGCCATGCAGTTCATGAGCCAAATGCTACCCGTACTTTCCTACATTCATGCCAAAGGCGTGCTTCATCGAGATATTTCTCCCGATAATATTATCCTCAGAAATTCAGACCAGCTTCCGGTACTAATTGACTTTGGCTGTGTCAAAGAAATAGCGGCAACGGCTGTTTCCAACTTTACCAATGTTGGGGTATTACAAACTCGATTGGGTAAGAAAGGATACGCCCCAGAGGAACAACTGCGACAGGGTAAAGTGTTTGTTAACAGTGATTTGTACAGTTTGGCGGTAACCGCCCTGGTGTTGCTGACCGGCAAAGAACCTCAAGATTTGTATGACATCTACCAAGGAAATTGGCGTTGGGGACAGGAAATTCAGGTGTCCTCTCAACTGCAAGCCGTGTTGCAGAAAATGTTAGCTCATAAACCGAGCGATCGCTTCTCTAGTGCCGATGAAGTCCTGCAAGCCCTGCCATCACAACTCCCCCTTGCCTCGTCAGCCGTGTCTCATGCCAATACTTCCCAGAGACAGACGCAAATCGTTGCCCTCAAAGCCAGCCCCACCCCTCCCTCTCCCAACCCCACTCCCCCTCCTCGTCCGTTCGCCCTCAACACCATCGCCTCCCATCTGCGAACATTGGTCGTGGCTCCCAAAGCCCTGCCCAAACCGATTCCAGTTACCCCCAGCCCCCCCATTGCCGCCCCGCCTAACCCTCAACCGATGCCAAAGCCCCCCCAAGTTCTCAACTGGCTGGGCGGGTGGTTGCTCAAGATGGGGGTGGGTGTCGGCTTAATTTTAGTGACCGGATGGGCGGGTTGGGCGGTGATGAGTTCCATGATTCGTTCAGTACGCTCAGATCCTCTGGGCATTGAATCCGACCATACAACCGACCGTGGATCTCCCAGTTCCTCGGAGCAAAACCAGATGAACCAACTGTTGAGTCGCCGTCAAGGTTTAGGCATTCCTGATGCATATTTTAATAATTTAGTCAATGAGGTATTTTATACAAAGTATCCAGAAGTACGGGGACGCACGCTAACGCTGACATCCAAAGATGTGGCGTTACGAAAGGCATGGCATAACACAGCCGAGGACTTGCTCGATAAACTAGAACAAGCTCAACTTAGTGCGACGGCTCGTCGCCAGTTAGGAAGCTATGCTCAACGGGATTACCAAACTTGGCAGCGTCAAGCCCAGCGAGGTGAATTAGGTGGTTATACGATGACCCAGCTGAGTCAGCAAACAGATAAATCGTTTAATCAGCTGTTTCCTGAGCAACGGAGTGAGAAACTGAACTTACAGACATTCGGTCAAATTTGGTATGCGATCTTCTCGGATCGGGCGAGTCAACTCGAAACGGGCAAGAATTAA
- a CDS encoding protein kinase, which produces MAPLYCSQGHENPSGNRFCRLCGQKLTQPEAQGVEAGMVMGGRYRIVRELGHGGFGRTYLAEDLNRFNESCVLKEFAPQVQGTYALQKAEELFEREAGILYKLQHPQIPKFREMFRVKQGNKGRLFLVQDYVVGQTYHALLDTRKQQRVRFNEAEVTQLLLQILPVLEYIHSLGVIHRDISPDNLILRSTDGLPVLIDFGGVKQVAASVASQVMGSSPVGGTPAYATRLGKVGFAPHEQMQGGMAYPHSDFYALGVTVLVLLTGKEPQLLIDPNTLAWNWRREVNLSPKLGSVLDKMLQLNPTERYQSAREVLQSLTAPSPPPAYLPTQLPSFPTEATMAVAPPLVVAAHNSSAPIVPATPSPSSTAQPSSGWWGKILAVLVLIPVAGGIGWLAGNWWIKSQLPSDNIPPQPTETGSVSPTIEPTPEPSSPFSPEEIRRKESLQQRRVALDIRYNYYASLVNEEYWSQYPDRRGRTLGDGSEDAEARAQWDAIASDVLRQLDNLKLSATARRQLGSYTEADLTRAKAEANDLRVSSRSLYDLVDAKFFQAFPQQKENQAFRNKPIFQIWQAMVGDTLTALKTKEALERIEFDPEAVSKTISGTLKPGAGKVFLANLSAGQAMEAKLETGKSVLFSIYSPSGKTTLLEDSRVRTWSGELPESGLYEFVIVSESSGSMNYQLELTVENAASPEPTPESSATPESSPIESPS; this is translated from the coding sequence ATGGCTCCCCTCTATTGCTCTCAAGGACATGAAAATCCCAGTGGAAATCGGTTTTGCAGGCTGTGTGGGCAGAAGCTAACCCAGCCGGAGGCCCAAGGTGTTGAGGCCGGGATGGTGATGGGGGGTCGCTACCGTATTGTCCGCGAGTTGGGGCATGGCGGCTTTGGACGCACCTATTTAGCCGAAGACTTGAATCGGTTTAATGAATCCTGTGTGTTAAAGGAATTTGCGCCCCAAGTTCAAGGTACCTACGCCCTGCAAAAAGCGGAAGAACTCTTTGAGCGGGAAGCCGGTATTCTCTACAAGTTGCAACATCCCCAAATCCCCAAGTTCCGAGAGATGTTTCGCGTCAAACAAGGAAACAAGGGGCGCTTATTTTTAGTACAAGACTATGTGGTCGGTCAAACGTACCACGCCTTACTCGATACTCGCAAGCAGCAGAGAGTAAGGTTTAATGAAGCGGAAGTCACCCAACTGCTGCTACAAATCCTACCCGTTTTGGAATACATCCACTCCTTGGGTGTGATTCATCGTGATATTTCTCCCGATAATCTAATTCTGCGGAGTACGGATGGGTTGCCCGTACTGATTGACTTTGGTGGGGTTAAGCAAGTTGCGGCATCGGTCGCCTCTCAAGTGATGGGGTCATCCCCGGTCGGTGGTACACCCGCCTATGCCACTCGCTTGGGGAAAGTGGGCTTTGCTCCCCACGAGCAAATGCAAGGGGGAATGGCCTATCCCCACAGTGATTTCTACGCTTTAGGGGTAACGGTATTAGTGTTGCTCACAGGGAAGGAACCGCAACTGTTGATTGACCCGAACACCTTGGCGTGGAACTGGCGGCGGGAAGTCAATCTCAGCCCCAAGCTAGGCAGTGTACTCGATAAAATGCTTCAACTCAATCCCACGGAGCGCTATCAAAGTGCACGCGAAGTGCTGCAATCCCTCACGGCACCATCCCCACCCCCGGCGTACCTCCCGACTCAGCTTCCATCCTTTCCAACGGAAGCGACGATGGCGGTTGCCCCTCCCCTCGTGGTGGCTGCTCACAATTCCTCTGCGCCCATTGTGCCTGCAACACCATCGCCCAGTTCAACCGCTCAGCCGTCCTCAGGTTGGTGGGGGAAAATTCTGGCGGTGCTAGTGTTGATTCCGGTTGCGGGTGGGATTGGCTGGTTGGCTGGCAATTGGTGGATCAAGTCCCAACTGCCATCTGACAATATTCCACCGCAACCCACCGAGACGGGTTCAGTCTCGCCCACGATTGAACCGACACCGGAACCATCATCACCGTTTTCCCCGGAAGAGATCCGGCGCAAGGAATCGCTCCAGCAGCGTCGTGTCGCCCTGGATATTCGCTATAACTACTACGCTAGCTTAGTGAATGAGGAATATTGGAGTCAGTATCCCGATCGCCGAGGACGGACTTTAGGTGATGGGTCAGAAGATGCGGAAGCTAGAGCACAATGGGATGCGATCGCTTCCGATGTCCTCCGGCAACTCGATAACCTGAAGTTAAGTGCTACCGCACGACGGCAGTTAGGAAGCTATACAGAGGCTGACCTCACTCGTGCCAAAGCCGAAGCCAATGATCTACGTGTCAGTAGCCGTAGCCTTTACGACCTAGTCGATGCAAAGTTCTTTCAAGCGTTCCCACAACAGAAGGAGAATCAGGCTTTTCGCAACAAACCCATTTTTCAGATTTGGCAAGCGATGGTGGGAGATACGCTCACCGCGCTGAAAACAAAAGAGGCTTTAGAGCGGATTGAGTTTGACCCAGAGGCCGTTAGCAAAACCATCAGCGGCACCCTGAAACCCGGAGCAGGCAAAGTCTTCCTGGCTAATCTTTCCGCCGGTCAGGCGATGGAGGCCAAGCTGGAAACTGGAAAGAGTGTGTTGTTTTCCATTTATAGTCCTAGCGGCAAGACAACCTTGCTGGAAGATTCGCGCGTTCGCACTTGGTCAGGAGAACTGCCAGAATCGGGTCTATATGAGTTTGTGATCGTATCAGAATCCTCTGGGTCGATGAATTATCAACTCGAACTCACTGTCGAAAATGCGGCTTCCCCTGAACCCACACCTGAGAGTTCGGCAACGCCTGAATCTTCTCCAATTGAATCACCGAGTTGA